One Trichosurus vulpecula isolate mTriVul1 chromosome 7, mTriVul1.pri, whole genome shotgun sequence genomic region harbors:
- the LOC118858074 gene encoding C-C motif chemokine 4-like produces MKVSVAALSILLVMAFSSLTSSAPMGPNPTTCCFSYTSKQIPRKIVIDYYKTSSLCSQPGVIFITKKGGEACANPKDDWVQKYMADPELS; encoded by the exons ATGAAGGTCTCTGTCGCTGCCCTCTCCATTCTCCTGGTCATGGCCTTCAGCTCTCTGACATCCTCTGCACCAA TGGGCCCCAACCCTACTACTTGCTGCTTCTCCTATACCAGTAAACAGATCCCCAGGAAAATTGTGATAGACTATTATAAGACCAGCAGCCTGTGTTCTCAGCCAGGTGTGAT ATTCATAACCAAAAAGGGAGGCGAGGCATGTGCCAACCCCAAGGATGACTGGGTTCAGAAGTACATGGCAGACCCAGAGCTGAGCTGA